A stretch of Malus sylvestris chromosome 11, drMalSylv7.2, whole genome shotgun sequence DNA encodes these proteins:
- the LOC126589777 gene encoding alcohol-forming fatty acyl-CoA reductase-like encodes MELKTILGYLQEKTILVTGATGFLAMVFLEKILRVQPDVKKVYLLLRAPDTNSANDRMHNEIIGKALFKVLREKLGADFDSFISEKVVAVPGDVTSENLGVQDFKLREEMFTEIQIILNSAATTNFDERYDIALDVNTFGVLHVLSFAMKCILLEMLLHVSTAYVCGEREGLVPEDSSSFMDEKAKGTTKFNFQVREKKVVEKKLNELKARGASEENIRSTMKDFGIERAKLYGWPNTYVFTKAMGEIFLENSRENLPLVIIRPTVVTSTYKEPFPGWIQGFRTIDSVIAAYCKGKLTCLLVDPMSVFDMIPVDMVVNSIISAMVVNANQSSIVIYHVGSSFGNPIQFCDIHNFVFRHFTKSPWVNKDGNAVKVGKCTMFRTMASFRMYMQICFMIPLQGLKFVSKASGGYFQDMYVNNSRKLTLVMRLVELYKPYMLFKGIFDDNNSEELQKLTSECYIDAKEFNFDPKCIDWEDYFMNTHIPGLRKHVMVQ; translated from the exons ATGGAGTTGAAGACCATTCTGGGATATCTTCAAGAAAAGACTATTTTGGTTACTGGAGCCACAGGCTTCCTTGCAATGG TATTTTTGGAGAAAATACTAAGGGTTCAACCGGATGTGAAAAAGGTCTACCTTCTTTTAAGAGCTCCGGATACCAACTCAGCCAATGATCGAATGCATAATGAG ATCATAGGAAAGGCGTTGTTCAAGGTTCTAAGGGAGAAGCTAGGTGCAGATTTTGATTCCTTTATTTCGGAAAAAGTTGTGGCTGTCCCAGGAGATGTAACTTCTGAAAACCTGGGGGTGCAAGACTTCAAATTGAGGGAAGAAATGTTCACTGAAATACAAATTATACTTAATTCTGCAGCAACGACAAATTTTGATGAACG ATATGATATTGCACTAGACGTGAATACATTTGGAGTTCTGCATGTGTTGAGCTTTGCAATGAAATGTATATTACTAGAGATGCTTCTCCACGTATCAACCG CTTATGTGTGTGGTGAAAGGGAAGGACTCGTACCAGAGGATTCATCTTCATTCATGGATGAGAAAGCTAAAGGCACCACCAAATTTAACTTCCAAGTACGGGAAAAGAAAGTTGTAGAGAAGAAATTGAATGAACTAAAAGCACGAGGTGCTTCAGAAGAAAATATTAGAAGCACCATGAAGGATTTTGGTATTGAAAG GGCCAAACTTTATGGATGGCCAAACACCTATGTATTTACGAAGGCAATGGGAGAAATATTTCTAGAGAACTCAAGAGAGAATTTACCGCTAGTCATCATCCGTCCAACCGTGGTTACCAGCACTTATAAGGAGCCATTTCCAGGTTGGATTCAAGGTTTCAG AACCATTGATAGCGTTATTGCTGCTTATTGCAAAGGAAAGTTGACATGCCTACTTGTTGATCCTATGTCTGTATTTGATATG ATTCCCGTAGACATGGTGGTAAATTCCATTATTTCAGCTATGGTTGTGAATGCAAATCAATCTTCTATTGTCATTTACCATGTGGGATCCTCATTTGGAAACCCTATCCAATTTTGTGATAttcataattttgtgttccGACACTTCACCAAAAGTCCCTGGGTTAATAAGGATGGAAACGCTGTTAAAGTCGGCAAGTGCACAATGTTTAGGACTATGGCTTCTTTTCGCATGTACATGCAAATTTGCTTCATGATACCTTTGCAG GGATTAAAGTTTGTAAGTAAAGCTTCAGGGGGATATTTCCAGGACATGTATGTTAACAATAGCCGGAAACTCACATTGGTGATGCGCTTAGTAGAGCTATACAAACCCTACATGTTATTCAAGGGCAT ATTTGATGACAACAATTCAGAGGAGCTGCAAAAGTTGACAAGTGAGTGTTACATAGACGCAAAAGAATTTAACTTTGATCCCAAATGCATTGATTGGGAAGACTATTTTATGAATACTCACATTCCTGGCCTCCGAAAGCATGTTATGGTTCAATGA